The nucleotide window TAGCATTCGGCTTCGATTAAGAAAATCCGGTTTCTATTAAGAACATTCGGTTTCGACTAAGAATAACGGCAACCAAGTCCAATTAATCAAAGGTCTTCCCATGAACATGCGCGTTCTCATTGGTCTTATCACCGCTTTTATCGGCTTGTTTGCGATGGTTTATCTTATTGCTGGTGGTACTCAGTTTCCTATCTCTCAGTGGCCACAAGAAGCTTATCTCGGTTTGGTATTTAGCGTCGTGTGGGGCACTGGCGTAGCAGCATCGGTAGCGTACTTCTTCTCTGCATTGGTGTTTGTGACTATTGCAGTGGTTTGTTACGCGATCGGTTATAAAATTGGTGGACTTTTCTCAAGCAAGTCAGAAGCGTAATTCAAAACCTTAAACGTAAGCTTTTTGTATTTTCTTTTAAGGTTAACGTTCGCTTTAACCCTCTCTTAACCCCCTGGTCGTTATCTTGTCTCCATTCTTACAGGAGACAAGAAGATGAAATTGAATCTTCCTTTAAAACATTCCGTTATCGCGCTAGCTCTAATTGGTTTGATGGGTTGTACTTCGACCAGTCAAGCTGATTACGTATCGCTAGCCGAACAAAGTACCAATCAGACACAACAAAGCTTACTTGCAGAGCTGATTCAGCAGGCTTCTAGTGAGCAAGCGTCTACTCAACAAGATCGAGACGCTGAGAACCTACAACTTACCGATTTAGTGAATGCGCCGGAGCTCGATCTTTATATTGAGCGTGCACTCCAGAACAGTCCAAGCCTCCAACAAAGTATTACAGCACTCAAAATAGCTTATGCGCAGCAAGGTGTAACTTCAGGTGATCGCTTACCAACCGTCGATGCGAGTTTTTCTGGTCAAGCTGACGAAGGCACTAACGGTTCAAGCACCACAGAAACCTATACCACAGAGGTGACTGTTGGTTGGGAGATTGACCTATGGCAGAAGCTTGCAGACACAAACAACGCCGCTTTGAAAGACATTGCGACGTCTCAGGCTAACCTTCAGGGCGCTCAAGATCTTTTGGTCGCGAGTGTGATGAGAGGTTGGCTTGATATCAGTTTGAAGCAGCAGTTGGTTGATATTGAAACGCAGCGCTTAGTGATTCTAGAAAATAACGAAGAGCTAGTTTTAGAACGTTACCGCGCTGGGCTAGGTAGCCTTGAAGATCTAGATAATGCAAAAACGAGCAGTGCATCGACTCAGGCAACTTTAGCTGACTACCGCGAGCAGCTTGCACAAAGCCGACGTGAATTGGTCCTATTAACTGGGCGGTGGAGTGGTGAATCTGATGAGTTATCACTTGCGGAACTTGGTTCATTCCCAACCATCATTAATCCGCTAGACAACATGCCGACACAAGATCTAGCAGGTCGTCCCGACCTTCAAGCGGCTTTCTTTAATATCGAAGCGGAAACTCTGCGCGCTGATGCTGCGTACAAAGCAATGCTGCCGTCTATCAGCCTATCTGCAAGCCTAACTGATATGGCTGAATCTCCGAGCGAAGCACTGCTTACTGGGCCTTTGTGGAGTGCGCTTGGCCAAGTGTCTGCACCGCTGTTTCAAGGTGGCCAGCTTAAAGCACAGGCAGAAATTGCTGACCTAACCACAGAAACCAGTTACTGGGCTTACCAAGAGACACTGCTCAATGCGGTGAATGAAGTGGAAAACGCAATGGGGCAAGAATCCTCACTGACACTTCAACAGCAACACTTAGCAAACGCTTTGGTGAG belongs to Vibrio cyclitrophicus and includes:
- a CDS encoding TolC family protein, which codes for MKLNLPLKHSVIALALIGLMGCTSTSQADYVSLAEQSTNQTQQSLLAELIQQASSEQASTQQDRDAENLQLTDLVNAPELDLYIERALQNSPSLQQSITALKIAYAQQGVTSGDRLPTVDASFSGQADEGTNGSSTTETYTTEVTVGWEIDLWQKLADTNNAALKDIATSQANLQGAQDLLVASVMRGWLDISLKQQLVDIETQRLVILENNEELVLERYRAGLGSLEDLDNAKTSSASTQATLADYREQLAQSRRELVLLTGRWSGESDELSLAELGSFPTIINPLDNMPTQDLAGRPDLQAAFFNIEAETLRADAAYKAMLPSISLSASLTDMAESPSEALLTGPLWSALGQVSAPLFQGGQLKAQAEIADLTTETSYWAYQETLLNAVNEVENAMGQESSLTLQQQHLANALVSAQRSFTSYEEKYRQGLVDIFDLLSVQQQTYDLEAQLTQTIYNRLVNRIDLGLALGLGVSP